Proteins from one Paenibacillus amylolyticus genomic window:
- a CDS encoding glycoside hydrolase family 88 protein, with translation MIIRYFHENEAIAGKVYDSIPDILTTVAQRYIGDHPKHSFLFRAYHQGGFRRLGDYRYDLNLNEKCAEARAGQYVYVWGKLWSEQNATLNTGLNCYSPVTIYVNGEEVFKSELLQELFPERRTQIPISVHYGWNDVLLCFVKTEVGFGGIYGTASFKNFPLHFLTPGADRQGQEGWLYSEPVDEPVSFLPCDGMTEEETGLSWYPRRSWTDEEQSMGSFARIYGREQPGIAYAWSKLDVTLPGSTPIIFKGRHDGALTLYVDGTEVYSSDNSGIFHGEIPRRYGSSDLVVKGEIQAVGGSWGFTLEDAERSGSAGWRLKPPHPVAGCSDPWLYTGVFVPGAEPSHTDIVRADTVFDDGAQGVYWRVDLPDTHVRPYLENTHYGKWNYPLGVTLLGLLQTGQELGRDDYTQYVRQHIELSTSFDRYGLWDREAYGAAGINNQLSAIDSLDDCGSFGSTLLAAMELGDIHGGRDTAERIAGYITDEQERLEDGAFYRVRGSGEMRQETMWCDDLYMSTPFLMRYGQLTGEGAYWDDAVNQFLMFRKYLYLPEQQIMSHVHDFVRGRATGIPWGRGNGWVLFSLTELLTILPQDHAKRPELLQFYRDLSQGYLALQGENGLWHQVLNRTDSYEETSCTSMFIYAYARGIQEGWFEHPDSYLEAVRKGWEGMTRLSIDYKGNIYGVCRGSGYSFTALYYRDDLGWNLNDTHGIGIVLLAGIEAHKMNQQLRQMHLSEA, from the coding sequence ATGATCATTCGTTATTTTCATGAGAACGAGGCGATTGCAGGCAAAGTGTACGATTCAATTCCGGATATATTGACCACGGTGGCTCAACGTTATATTGGTGATCATCCGAAACATTCCTTTTTGTTCAGAGCTTATCATCAGGGAGGTTTTCGCAGGCTGGGGGATTATCGCTACGACCTGAATCTGAATGAGAAATGTGCAGAGGCGCGTGCAGGGCAGTACGTGTATGTATGGGGCAAGTTATGGAGCGAGCAGAATGCAACGTTAAATACAGGCCTGAACTGTTATAGTCCAGTGACGATCTATGTGAACGGTGAAGAGGTATTCAAGTCGGAATTGTTGCAGGAATTATTTCCCGAGCGAAGAACCCAGATTCCGATTTCCGTTCACTATGGTTGGAATGATGTGTTGCTGTGTTTTGTCAAAACAGAAGTGGGATTCGGCGGAATTTACGGAACAGCCTCATTCAAAAATTTCCCGCTGCACTTCCTCACGCCTGGGGCAGATCGTCAGGGTCAGGAAGGCTGGTTATATTCGGAACCCGTCGATGAACCAGTATCATTTCTTCCTTGTGACGGCATGACAGAAGAAGAGACGGGCCTTTCCTGGTATCCGCGCAGGAGCTGGACAGATGAGGAGCAGAGCATGGGTTCATTTGCTCGAATCTATGGTAGGGAACAACCGGGTATCGCCTATGCTTGGTCCAAACTGGATGTAACCTTGCCGGGATCAACGCCCATCATTTTTAAAGGCCGCCACGATGGAGCCTTGACCCTGTATGTGGATGGAACGGAAGTATACTCATCGGATAATAGTGGTATCTTTCACGGTGAAATCCCTCGCAGGTATGGTTCCTCGGATTTGGTCGTAAAAGGCGAAATCCAGGCAGTCGGCGGTTCATGGGGATTCACGTTGGAAGATGCAGAGCGTTCGGGTTCCGCAGGCTGGAGACTGAAACCGCCTCATCCGGTTGCGGGATGCTCTGACCCCTGGCTGTATACAGGTGTGTTTGTTCCCGGCGCTGAGCCCTCCCACACCGATATCGTGCGAGCAGATACCGTATTTGATGATGGCGCACAAGGTGTCTATTGGCGGGTAGACCTGCCCGACACCCATGTTCGTCCTTACCTGGAGAACACACATTACGGAAAGTGGAATTATCCGCTTGGTGTTACCTTGCTTGGACTGCTCCAGACGGGACAGGAATTGGGACGGGACGATTACACTCAGTATGTACGGCAACATATTGAACTGAGTACTTCATTTGACCGCTATGGTCTGTGGGATCGGGAAGCATACGGTGCAGCAGGAATCAATAATCAACTGTCTGCCATCGATAGTCTGGATGATTGCGGTTCGTTTGGCTCTACACTGCTTGCTGCGATGGAGTTGGGTGATATTCACGGAGGAAGAGATACGGCGGAACGGATTGCGGGTTACATTACGGATGAGCAGGAACGTCTGGAGGATGGCGCCTTTTACCGGGTTCGCGGCAGTGGGGAGATGCGTCAGGAGACGATGTGGTGTGATGATTTGTACATGAGTACACCATTTCTGATGCGTTATGGACAGTTGACAGGTGAGGGGGCTTATTGGGATGATGCGGTCAATCAGTTCCTAATGTTCCGTAAATACCTCTATCTTCCCGAACAACAGATCATGTCCCATGTGCATGATTTTGTACGTGGTCGGGCGACAGGTATTCCGTGGGGACGCGGGAACGGGTGGGTGCTCTTTTCATTAACCGAATTGTTAACGATCTTGCCGCAAGATCATGCGAAACGGCCGGAACTATTACAATTCTATCGTGACCTAAGTCAGGGCTATCTGGCGCTGCAAGGGGAAAACGGACTTTGGCATCAGGTGCTGAATCGCACGGATTCGTATGAAGAAACCTCCTGTACCTCCATGTTCATCTACGCTTATGCCCGTGGTATTCAGGAGGGGTGGTTCGAACACCCCGATTCTTATCTGGAAGCGGTACGCAAAGGATGGGAAGGCATGACGCGTTTGTCGATTGACTATAAAGGCAATATATACGGGGTATGTCGGGGTTCCGGGTACTCGTTTACCGCTTTGTATTATCGCGATGATCTGGGATGGAATCTGAACGACACCCATGGGATTGGCATTGTGCTCTTGGCAGGTATTGAAGCACATAAGATGAACCAGCAGCTCCGTCAGATGCATCTATCTGAGGCTTAA
- a CDS encoding MBL fold metallo-hydrolase, with amino-acid sequence MKRIEEVSMTEGIHRVKISMAFPLRWVNSYVLSEPDGKITIIDPGPRNSETEQEWSEALADLGLTFGDIRQIVLTHHHPDHIGLSGWMQQMTGAPVRMSTRSRQEADYMWGPDSHMNTILPEYYGRHGMPEDMTEQIHEHMKAFTSQITPLPNVTPIEDGEWLDMGGRRWVAVETGGHAPGHLSFYALETMEILCGDAVLPQISPNISLQPGSDPQPLLSYMEGLQRLGELNVNQAYPGHRNPFAQFSERTAQLLAHHEERLQKMTERIQESPASAYDICVHMFGNRLSTHQLRFAMSETLAHLQELIRREVVKQAQQADGTFYFRI; translated from the coding sequence ATGAAGCGAATAGAAGAGGTGTCCATGACAGAAGGCATTCACCGGGTCAAGATCAGCATGGCGTTTCCCTTGCGATGGGTGAACAGTTATGTATTATCAGAACCGGATGGAAAGATTACCATTATAGATCCGGGACCGCGCAATTCGGAAACGGAACAGGAGTGGAGTGAAGCGCTGGCAGATCTCGGCCTGACCTTTGGCGATATTCGTCAGATTGTATTGACCCATCATCACCCGGATCATATTGGGTTGTCAGGTTGGATGCAACAGATGACGGGGGCACCCGTTCGGATGTCCACACGTTCCCGTCAAGAGGCCGATTATATGTGGGGACCTGATTCACACATGAATACAATATTACCTGAATATTATGGTCGTCATGGTATGCCGGAAGACATGACTGAGCAGATACATGAACATATGAAGGCATTTACTTCGCAAATTACGCCACTTCCGAATGTCACACCCATTGAAGACGGCGAGTGGCTCGATATGGGCGGGAGACGTTGGGTTGCTGTGGAGACGGGTGGACACGCCCCAGGCCATTTATCCTTTTATGCGCTGGAGACGATGGAGATTCTGTGCGGAGATGCAGTTTTGCCACAGATTTCACCGAATATCAGTCTGCAACCCGGCAGTGACCCTCAGCCATTATTGTCTTATATGGAAGGATTGCAACGTCTTGGGGAGTTGAATGTCAATCAGGCATATCCGGGGCATCGGAATCCTTTTGCCCAGTTCAGCGAACGGACCGCTCAACTGCTTGCTCATCACGAGGAACGTCTTCAGAAGATGACGGAGCGAATTCAGGAGTCACCAGCGAGTGCGTATGACATCTGTGTACACATGTTTGGCAATCGACTCAGCACCCATCAACTGCGGTTTGCCATGAGTGAGACGTTGGCGCATTTGCAGGAGTTAATTCGACGCGAAGTAGTGAAGCAAGCGCAGCAAGCGGATGGTACGTTCTATTTTCGAATCTAA
- a CDS encoding class I SAM-dependent methyltransferase, with product MTEWYEKSFGEDYLLVYKHRDVQGAYHEVHKMINWLKLKPNAEVLDLCCGMGRHSLALADAGLRVTGVDLSDVLLREARLMDTEHRVSWCHADMRELPLKGGFDAVVNLFTSFGYFLEDGEQLKVLRAIHRMLRPGGSYIIDFMNTAYVTRHLVPHSVREDEGQRIEEFRKVEDGFVQKEIRITDTASGHEPRVYQERVKLYTREQLSQMLNAAGLRVDQVHGGYDEEKYDEQTSPRMIFVGRRPVE from the coding sequence ATGACGGAATGGTATGAAAAGAGTTTTGGAGAAGATTATCTTCTCGTATACAAGCACCGGGATGTGCAGGGTGCCTATCATGAAGTACATAAAATGATCAATTGGTTGAAGCTTAAGCCTAACGCTGAAGTATTGGATCTATGCTGTGGTATGGGACGACACTCCTTGGCACTTGCTGATGCAGGATTGCGAGTAACCGGAGTTGATCTGTCCGATGTGCTTTTGCGTGAAGCGCGCCTAATGGACACCGAACACCGAGTATCGTGGTGTCATGCGGACATGCGTGAACTACCGCTGAAAGGTGGTTTCGACGCCGTAGTTAATCTGTTCACATCGTTTGGTTATTTCCTGGAGGACGGAGAACAACTGAAGGTATTACGAGCCATTCATCGGATGCTTCGGCCGGGTGGCAGCTATATCATTGATTTTATGAATACGGCTTATGTGACTCGTCATCTTGTTCCCCACTCTGTCCGAGAGGATGAAGGGCAGCGAATTGAGGAGTTCCGCAAGGTTGAGGATGGATTTGTGCAAAAGGAAATTCGCATTACGGACACTGCATCTGGACATGAACCGCGGGTATATCAGGAGCGTGTGAAGTTGTACACACGGGAGCAACTGAGTCAGATGTTGAATGCAGCCGGACTCCGGGTAGATCAGGTTCATGGCGGCTATGATGAAGAGAAATATGACGAGCAAACTTCTCCGCGCATGATTTTTGTGGGTCGTCGTCCTGTGGAGTGA
- a CDS encoding GerMN domain-containing protein: MRKIHSLRTVSAAALLSIPMVLSGCGVFGAQSSEAVDPPPPIQEAAMIQAAEGNGTLKTLPLTTVYLQDQQGLLAPVSLTLPSGTDASSPKTALDTLVTGGAYAGMLPEGFQGVLPQGTVVQNVTIHADDKLAVVEFSGNFAKYDAKQERKMLEAVTWTLTGTPDVENVQIWVDGKKLTQMPVNSTPLPEPLNRAVGINLDLGDTLVANSSPVTVYFSAASPAGIQYYVPVTRLVTPGEDRVQAALNELIKGPDKGGELEEVMTGGTELQSVKTAEDGTVTVALKDDMFAEGDIVPSELLQSVVLTTAENTASKDAKVQIEWNGQKTVMGDDNRDYSAPVSKPEYINEIPI; the protein is encoded by the coding sequence ATGAGAAAGATCCATTCTTTGCGTACGGTATCGGCAGCTGCGCTGCTGAGCATTCCTATGGTGTTGTCAGGTTGTGGCGTGTTTGGAGCACAGTCTTCCGAAGCCGTTGATCCACCACCGCCCATTCAGGAAGCAGCAATGATTCAGGCAGCCGAAGGTAATGGGACACTCAAAACCCTCCCGTTAACGACCGTATATCTGCAGGACCAGCAGGGGCTGCTCGCTCCGGTATCCCTGACACTTCCTTCGGGAACAGATGCCAGCAGTCCCAAGACTGCTCTGGATACACTTGTCACAGGCGGGGCCTACGCGGGTATGCTGCCTGAAGGATTCCAGGGCGTTCTCCCGCAGGGAACGGTTGTGCAGAATGTAACAATTCACGCGGATGACAAGCTGGCAGTCGTGGAGTTCTCGGGTAATTTTGCCAAGTATGATGCGAAGCAAGAACGGAAAATGCTAGAAGCTGTCACGTGGACATTGACCGGAACGCCTGATGTGGAGAATGTGCAGATCTGGGTGGATGGCAAAAAGTTAACACAGATGCCGGTGAACAGCACACCTTTGCCTGAACCGCTGAATCGGGCTGTGGGAATCAATCTGGATCTGGGTGATACATTAGTGGCGAACAGCAGCCCGGTCACGGTCTATTTCTCAGCAGCTTCGCCAGCAGGCATCCAGTATTATGTTCCGGTTACACGTCTCGTTACCCCTGGTGAAGATCGGGTACAGGCAGCATTGAACGAACTGATCAAGGGACCTGACAAAGGCGGCGAACTGGAAGAGGTTATGACAGGCGGAACGGAGCTGCAATCGGTCAAAACGGCTGAGGACGGCACAGTCACGGTTGCGCTCAAAGATGACATGTTTGCTGAAGGGGATATTGTACCAAGCGAGTTGTTACAGTCCGTCGTATTAACGACTGCGGAGAATACAGCCAGCAAGGATGCCAAAGTACAGATCGAATGGAACGGCCAAAAAACAGTCATGGGTGACGATAACCGGGATTACAGTGCGCCGGTCTCCAAGCCTGAATATATCAACGAAATTCCGATTTAA
- a CDS encoding ferric reductase-like transmembrane domain-containing protein: MAQWIVDYLPTWNIIRISGIAAYVLLFVGVFLGIAQGMPMAKGKPKAAMFKWHTRTTWLAFGLGLVHALTLYIDHYSPFTWGELLIPFTASVHPIGSGLGTLSFYGLVIVLLSSDLRNKLGRKWWFMFHMLSYPVFIGLLVHGMVTGTDSGNIIMRMMYVFTGLSIIGITVLRGMLRERKGPEITIGPKWTPAEPAVEKKWVEGYGLAGTVRPKHLK; encoded by the coding sequence ATGGCACAATGGATTGTTGATTACCTGCCGACGTGGAACATCATTCGAATTAGTGGAATTGCTGCTTATGTGCTGCTCTTTGTCGGTGTGTTTCTGGGCATTGCTCAAGGGATGCCGATGGCCAAAGGCAAACCCAAAGCAGCCATGTTCAAATGGCATACGCGGACAACCTGGCTTGCCTTCGGACTTGGACTCGTGCATGCGTTAACGTTATATATTGATCATTACAGCCCATTTACCTGGGGAGAACTTCTGATTCCTTTTACCGCCTCCGTGCATCCGATTGGAAGTGGTCTGGGAACGTTATCCTTCTACGGATTGGTGATCGTCCTGTTATCCAGTGACCTGCGGAACAAGTTGGGACGCAAATGGTGGTTCATGTTCCACATGTTGTCCTATCCCGTCTTCATTGGTCTGCTGGTTCACGGCATGGTAACGGGCACAGATTCTGGCAACATTATCATGCGGATGATGTATGTATTTACCGGACTCAGTATAATCGGTATTACTGTGCTGCGTGGCATGTTGCGAGAGCGCAAAGGCCCCGAGATCACGATTGGACCGAAATGGACACCCGCTGAGCCAGCTGTCGAGAAGAAGTGGGTCGAAGGTTATGGTCTGGCGGGAACGGTACGGCCTAAGCATCTGAAATAA
- a CDS encoding FAD:protein FMN transferase translates to MSRTEQVARPLRFQFRAMNTDVEVQLSAGREQAEHAATLVKNWFETQEQRFSRFVADSELNRLNHATGWMPISAAMDEVLSLAYGYIGLTEGIFQPGISQALQNSGYDLSFEKVQQRQPQRPLLERILRMRTPKCSEGMEDQYDHGRPSWIQREGSRMVHLDPGAELDLGGIVKGWAVERIADWLQRTLHIPAGLINAGGDIQVWGTSDHPQWTLKVADPMQDKGDVSGVVRLQRGAVATSGISHRLWQNSDGSLSHHLIDPRTMKPADTDVLQCTVLGQHASQCEIIAKTVCIMGSAEAVGWLNRHYDRHDVLWMTRDGSTYFRGNTDTLDEHWPGFDPDHRFSLI, encoded by the coding sequence ATGAGCCGCACAGAGCAAGTCGCTCGTCCGCTCCGGTTTCAATTCCGTGCAATGAACACGGATGTTGAGGTGCAGCTGTCCGCTGGCCGTGAACAAGCTGAACATGCAGCAACCTTGGTGAAAAATTGGTTTGAGACGCAGGAGCAGCGCTTCAGCCGATTTGTGGCAGACAGCGAACTGAATCGTCTGAATCATGCAACCGGATGGATGCCCATCTCTGCTGCAATGGATGAAGTATTAAGTCTGGCCTATGGGTATATTGGACTGACTGAAGGGATCTTTCAACCGGGTATCTCGCAGGCTCTTCAGAATTCAGGATATGATCTAAGCTTTGAGAAGGTACAGCAACGACAACCACAACGTCCATTGCTTGAACGCATATTGCGAATGAGAACACCCAAATGTTCAGAGGGAATGGAAGATCAGTATGACCATGGCCGTCCAAGCTGGATTCAGCGAGAAGGTAGCCGGATGGTTCATCTGGATCCCGGAGCCGAGCTGGATTTGGGAGGCATCGTTAAGGGATGGGCGGTGGAGCGCATTGCGGACTGGTTGCAGCGAACATTGCATATCCCGGCGGGATTAATTAACGCGGGTGGAGACATTCAGGTATGGGGTACATCGGACCATCCTCAGTGGACTTTGAAAGTAGCAGATCCTATGCAAGACAAGGGGGATGTGTCAGGTGTAGTTCGTTTGCAGCGGGGAGCTGTTGCCACTTCAGGTATTTCGCATAGGCTATGGCAGAATTCAGACGGAAGCCTTTCACATCATCTCATTGACCCCCGAACGATGAAACCGGCGGATACGGATGTGTTACAGTGTACCGTTTTGGGACAGCATGCGTCGCAATGCGAGATTATTGCCAAGACAGTCTGCATTATGGGGAGTGCCGAGGCCGTAGGCTGGTTAAACCGACATTATGATCGGCATGATGTCCTGTGGATGACACGGGATGGGAGTACTTATTTTAGAGGGAATACGGATACGCTCGATGAGCACTGGCCCGGTTTTGATCCGGATCATCGCTTCAGTCTGATCTAA
- a CDS encoding class I SAM-dependent methyltransferase — MIPLVYDQINHWGRDDEFFLALLKKLEIESIADLGCGTGRWTTHLVQYGYQITAIDPHEEAIEVARMKENSGNVNWIAGDSSNLQTNAYDAVIMTANVAQVFLTDESWKKVISDVFHSLKVGGHFIFDIRNPLVKVWEEWEKDKTPDVAKDMVNGDPLEIHTEYEGFEGDVYTFYETVKNTKTDEVLVHEKMQIRFRNQEELHDSLKQTGFSIIKTYGDWEFKQADSKNRSFVFDCVKRVIKFK; from the coding sequence ATGATTCCATTAGTATATGATCAGATTAACCATTGGGGAAGAGACGATGAATTTTTCCTTGCCTTGCTAAAGAAACTAGAAATAGAGTCTATTGCTGACTTAGGCTGCGGAACAGGAAGATGGACTACTCACCTCGTTCAGTACGGCTATCAAATTACAGCTATTGATCCCCATGAAGAAGCGATTGAAGTGGCGAGAATGAAAGAGAATTCAGGCAACGTGAATTGGATTGCAGGAGATAGCTCCAATTTACAAACCAATGCTTATGACGCGGTTATTATGACTGCCAATGTTGCACAGGTATTTCTTACAGATGAGAGTTGGAAGAAAGTAATTTCAGACGTGTTCCATTCCCTCAAAGTTGGCGGTCACTTTATTTTTGATATCAGAAACCCTTTGGTAAAAGTGTGGGAAGAGTGGGAGAAGGACAAGACTCCTGACGTAGCGAAAGATATGGTAAATGGAGACCCTCTTGAAATCCATACAGAATATGAAGGTTTTGAGGGAGATGTTTATACTTTTTATGAAACTGTGAAAAATACTAAAACAGACGAAGTCCTGGTACATGAAAAAATGCAGATCAGATTTCGAAATCAAGAGGAATTGCATGATTCCCTGAAACAAACAGGTTTTTCGATCATTAAAACATATGGTGATTGGGAATTTAAACAAGCAGATTCTAAAAATCGATCCTTCGTTTTTGATTGTGTAAAGAGAGTCATTAAATTCAAGTGA
- a CDS encoding DUF72 domain-containing protein, whose product MIHIGLTGWGDQEDLYTNRTKAKDKLSLYGQYFSTVEVDSSFYAVQPRDRMARWAAETPDSFAFIIKAYQGMTGHLRGKPYFTSTSEMYKAFRESLEPVIEAGKMQAALFQYPPWFECNKDNVKELREVKLRMEGIPCALEFRHRSWYEDDMRERTLAFMKEQGWIHSVCDEPQAGLGSIPIVPQATDSDMTLVRMHGRNVSGWHQNGAPNWRETRYLYRYNKEELLEWKGYLEQLQAQSKDVYVIFNNNSGGDAAANAQMMMELLDQPVKPFPDRTEPEKEEGPEQLELF is encoded by the coding sequence ATGATTCACATCGGACTTACCGGATGGGGGGATCAGGAAGATCTCTATACGAACCGTACCAAAGCCAAAGACAAGCTCAGTCTTTACGGACAATATTTCTCCACCGTCGAGGTGGATAGTTCCTTCTACGCCGTACAGCCGCGGGATCGCATGGCTCGATGGGCTGCTGAGACGCCCGATTCCTTTGCTTTTATCATCAAAGCCTATCAGGGAATGACCGGACATCTGCGAGGCAAACCCTACTTCACCAGTACGTCGGAGATGTATAAAGCTTTTCGGGAATCATTGGAACCTGTCATTGAAGCCGGCAAGATGCAGGCAGCCTTGTTCCAATATCCACCCTGGTTCGAATGTAATAAGGACAATGTGAAAGAGCTTCGTGAAGTGAAACTTCGCATGGAGGGTATTCCATGCGCCCTGGAATTCCGGCATCGGAGCTGGTATGAAGATGACATGCGTGAGCGGACACTTGCGTTCATGAAGGAGCAAGGCTGGATTCACAGCGTCTGTGACGAACCTCAGGCGGGATTGGGTTCCATTCCCATCGTGCCCCAGGCCACGGATTCGGACATGACACTGGTTCGTATGCACGGGCGCAATGTGTCCGGCTGGCACCAGAATGGTGCGCCCAATTGGCGCGAGACCCGTTATTTGTATCGTTACAACAAGGAAGAGCTATTGGAGTGGAAAGGATATCTGGAGCAATTGCAGGCGCAGAGCAAGGATGTCTATGTTATTTTCAACAACAACTCCGGTGGTGATGCAGCGGCGAATGCCCAGATGATGATGGAGCTGCTGGATCAGCCAGTGAAGCCTTTTCCTGACCGTACTGAACCGGAGAAGGAAGAAGGACCGGAGCAGCTGGAGTTATTTTGA
- a CDS encoding phosphatidylglycerophosphatase A → MEHPEQEKIPYSLNSRKVAEATREWLHKRGVTIPEIAELVMLLQKKYYPGLTMEECIENVEMVLRKREVQNAVLTGIQLDILAEQGQLISPLQEMIENDEGLYGVDEILAFSIVNVYGSIGFTNYGYVDKLKPGVLERLNDKSLGPVHTFFDDIVGAIASAASSRIAHRKQSELEEALGEKPVSDDTV, encoded by the coding sequence ATGGAACACCCTGAGCAAGAAAAAATCCCTTACAGCCTGAATAGCCGCAAGGTGGCGGAGGCAACAAGGGAATGGCTGCACAAGCGGGGCGTCACGATCCCTGAGATCGCAGAATTGGTCATGTTATTGCAGAAAAAATACTATCCGGGTCTCACTATGGAAGAATGCATCGAAAATGTAGAGATGGTTCTCCGTAAACGTGAGGTACAGAATGCTGTCCTGACCGGGATTCAGCTTGATATTCTGGCGGAACAAGGGCAGCTCATATCTCCTTTGCAGGAGATGATTGAGAACGATGAAGGACTGTATGGCGTGGATGAGATTTTGGCATTCTCCATTGTCAATGTATATGGCAGCATCGGATTTACGAATTATGGTTATGTGGACAAGCTGAAGCCAGGGGTGCTCGAACGACTAAATGACAAGAGCCTGGGTCCTGTCCATACCTTCTTCGATGATATTGTCGGTGCGATTGCATCGGCAGCGAGCAGTCGGATCGCCCATCGCAAACAATCCGAGCTTGAAGAAGCACTGGGAGAAAAACCTGTCAGCGATGACACGGTATAA
- the rph gene encoding ribonuclease PH gives MRSNGRNSEQLRLLNLTVNTNKYAEGSVLIEVGDTKVICTATVEERVPPFMKGQGKGWVTAEYSMLPRATHTRNQREANRGKLTGRTMEIQRLIGRALRSVVNLQALGERTITLDCDVIQADGGTRTTSITGAFVALALAVNKISQQHKLQVFPITDFIAAVSVGVVGEQPVLDLNYDEDSKAKVDMNLVMTGGGKYVELQGTGEEAPFDRRELNAMLELGEQGILEMIERQKEVLGPIALKIGARGLGEA, from the coding sequence ATGAGATCAAACGGACGAAACAGCGAACAGCTGCGCCTGCTGAATTTAACAGTGAACACGAATAAATACGCCGAGGGCTCTGTACTGATTGAAGTTGGAGATACAAAGGTGATCTGTACAGCTACCGTGGAGGAACGGGTTCCTCCCTTTATGAAAGGGCAAGGAAAAGGCTGGGTAACGGCTGAATATTCCATGCTGCCACGTGCAACACATACTCGGAACCAACGTGAAGCCAACCGCGGCAAATTAACTGGACGCACCATGGAGATCCAGCGTCTGATTGGTCGGGCACTGCGCTCGGTGGTTAATTTACAGGCACTTGGTGAGCGTACGATTACCTTGGACTGTGATGTTATTCAAGCCGATGGAGGCACACGCACAACGTCCATTACCGGTGCTTTTGTAGCGCTGGCGCTTGCGGTGAACAAGATTTCCCAACAACACAAACTGCAAGTATTCCCGATTACGGATTTCATTGCCGCGGTAAGTGTGGGCGTCGTGGGTGAACAGCCTGTACTGGATCTGAACTATGATGAAGATTCCAAAGCCAAGGTGGATATGAACCTGGTGATGACCGGCGGAGGCAAATACGTCGAGCTGCAGGGAACAGGTGAGGAAGCGCCATTTGATCGCCGTGAACTGAACGCCATGCTGGAACTGGGCGAGCAGGGAATTTTGGAGATGATTGAGCGTCAAAAAGAAGTGCTCGGACCGATTGCGCTCAAGATCGGCGCACGTGGATTAGGGGAAGCCTAA
- a CDS encoding XTP/dITP diphosphatase: MRLDSPILIVATRNAGKVREFAHAFAPLGKEVKSMFDYPELPDVVEDGVTFAENAWKKAKAVGDALGLPVLADDSGLCVDLLDGEPGVYSARYAGEGATDAQNNAKLLETLESLKSGEDTEQPLLSPARFVCALVLYDPTTGDKYEAEGTAEGWITAEAAGAGGFGYDPLFYVPEYEKTMAELTLEQKQAISHRGHALRALVSRLEA, encoded by the coding sequence ATGAGATTGGACAGCCCAATCCTCATTGTTGCAACCCGTAATGCGGGCAAAGTGCGTGAATTCGCTCATGCTTTCGCACCGCTTGGCAAAGAGGTCAAGAGCATGTTTGACTACCCGGAGCTGCCGGATGTGGTGGAAGATGGGGTAACGTTTGCGGAGAATGCCTGGAAGAAAGCCAAAGCAGTTGGTGATGCGCTTGGGTTGCCCGTTCTGGCAGACGATTCAGGACTTTGCGTAGATCTGTTGGACGGGGAGCCGGGAGTATATTCAGCGAGATATGCAGGCGAAGGAGCAACGGATGCACAGAATAATGCGAAGTTGCTGGAGACGCTGGAATCGTTGAAATCCGGTGAGGACACGGAGCAGCCGCTCCTCAGTCCTGCTCGATTCGTCTGTGCATTGGTACTGTACGATCCGACAACCGGAGACAAGTATGAAGCAGAAGGCACTGCGGAAGGCTGGATCACGGCTGAAGCTGCAGGTGCTGGTGGTTTTGGATATGACCCGCTCTTCTATGTGCCTGAATACGAGAAGACGATGGCAGAGCTTACGCTTGAGCAAAAACAGGCGATTAGCCATCGTGGTCATGCGCTGAGAGCGCTCGTATCCAGACTTGAAGCATGA